A window from Leuconostoc mesenteroides subsp. mesenteroides encodes these proteins:
- a CDS encoding amino acid permease: MNQQKNTTMNADGTIRGLKKKHVQMIAIGGTIGTGLFLGAGNSIAKTGPSILIVYAVLGAFFFMMMRGIGEMLYADPSQHTFVSFISKYVGAGAGYFAGWSYWIGLLFVAMAELTAVSTYVKFWFPSWKTWIIQILFLLVLTMINLIAVRVFGETEYWFAMIKIIAIVAMIVTGLVLIFTGFKAPASGGHTVASFGNVFSNFSLFPNGASMFFAAFPMVFFAFQGMEFIGITTAETENPREVLPKAINTIIIRILIFYLGAMIIIMSIINWHVIAKTPESSPFVMVFQLAGFKAAATIINFVVLTSAASALNSAIYSAGRHFYQLAEESNSQFMINFREISSNGVPAKAIIFTAILVLLSPVINSIPQITSAFGLITSISSNMYIIVYAMTMYAHRKFRESTNFVPDGFLMPGYKWTSPLTLLFFVSIYASLFFQADSRVAAIGAILFTIVFGYFSHRKFSTKNAVTV, translated from the coding sequence ATGAATCAACAAAAAAACACAACAATGAATGCCGATGGCACCATACGTGGTTTGAAAAAAAAGCATGTGCAAATGATTGCCATTGGAGGTACAATTGGTACCGGACTTTTCTTGGGAGCTGGAAACTCTATTGCTAAAACCGGGCCATCAATTTTGATTGTATACGCGGTGCTTGGTGCATTTTTCTTTATGATGATGCGAGGAATTGGCGAAATGCTTTATGCAGATCCTTCCCAACATACATTTGTTTCTTTTATTAGTAAGTATGTTGGTGCTGGAGCAGGATATTTCGCTGGATGGTCCTATTGGATTGGACTACTTTTCGTAGCTATGGCAGAATTAACAGCCGTATCAACTTACGTTAAGTTTTGGTTCCCAAGTTGGAAGACGTGGATAATTCAAATTTTATTTTTGTTAGTTTTAACTATGATTAACTTAATTGCCGTCAGAGTATTTGGGGAAACAGAATACTGGTTTGCCATGATTAAGATCATTGCTATTGTGGCAATGATTGTAACAGGTCTAGTATTAATTTTCACAGGATTCAAGGCGCCCGCAAGTGGAGGTCATACTGTCGCGTCATTTGGTAATGTATTCTCAAACTTTTCACTATTTCCAAATGGCGCTTCGATGTTCTTCGCAGCTTTTCCAATGGTATTTTTCGCTTTTCAAGGTATGGAATTTATTGGTATCACAACAGCTGAAACGGAAAACCCACGTGAGGTTCTGCCAAAAGCCATTAATACAATTATTATCCGTATTTTGATTTTCTACTTAGGTGCTATGATTATTATTATGTCAATCATTAATTGGCATGTCATCGCTAAAACGCCTGAATCAAGTCCCTTCGTCATGGTATTCCAGTTGGCTGGATTCAAAGCGGCTGCTACGATAATTAACTTTGTCGTATTAACATCTGCTGCTTCAGCATTAAATTCCGCCATCTATTCCGCCGGTCGACATTTCTACCAATTAGCCGAGGAATCAAATTCACAATTTATGATTAATTTTCGTGAAATTTCATCAAATGGTGTTCCAGCTAAGGCAATTATATTCACAGCCATTTTAGTGTTACTATCACCTGTAATTAATTCAATACCACAAATTACTAGTGCATTCGGTTTAATCACGTCAATTTCTTCAAACATGTACATTATCGTTTATGCAATGACAATGTATGCTCATCGTAAATTCCGTGAATCAACTAATTTCGTACCAGATGGTTTCCTGATGCCAGGATACAAGTGGACTAGTCCACTAACATTACTGTTCTTCGTCAGTATTTACGCCAGTTTGTTCTTTCAAGCTGACTCTCGAGTGGCTGCCATCGGGGCAATCCTTTTCACAATAGTATTCGGTTACTTTTCTCACCGAAAGTTTTCCACTAAAAATGCAGTAACCGTATAA
- a CDS encoding RNA-binding protein has product MNPKVGTIIKANVTDENDKYFFAQVDGFTYEIDKVELEKPLKVGGFVTGFAYENEGHKLQITKKTPAAQKSVYGWGTVVANRHDLGVFVSIGLPNKDIVVSLDDLPTISTLWPQKGDKLMIAIKEDHKGRLWGEIAQQHIISAVSRRAPESMKSTTVKATVYRNKMAGTLVITDEYYLGFIHPSQRDDEPRLGQVVDARVIGVRDDGTLNLSLKPLAYKTMDEDAQFLLLQLQRRADHFLPFNDKSNPEAIKRQFGFSKSQFKRALGHLYKDRLIEQIDDGIKLVEK; this is encoded by the coding sequence ATGAATCCAAAAGTTGGCACAATAATTAAAGCAAACGTTACTGATGAAAATGACAAATATTTCTTTGCACAAGTTGATGGCTTTACGTATGAAATTGATAAGGTAGAACTTGAGAAGCCACTCAAAGTCGGTGGATTTGTGACTGGTTTTGCATATGAAAATGAAGGACACAAATTACAAATTACCAAGAAAACACCTGCTGCACAGAAATCAGTATACGGCTGGGGAACGGTTGTAGCTAATCGACATGATTTGGGCGTCTTCGTTTCAATTGGTTTACCCAATAAAGATATTGTTGTTTCTCTTGACGACCTACCAACAATTTCAACACTTTGGCCACAAAAAGGTGACAAGTTAATGATTGCTATTAAAGAGGATCATAAGGGCCGTTTGTGGGGTGAAATAGCACAACAGCATATTATTAGTGCTGTGTCGCGTCGTGCGCCCGAAAGTATGAAGTCGACTACGGTTAAAGCCACAGTTTATCGTAACAAAATGGCAGGTACTTTGGTTATTACTGACGAATATTATCTCGGATTTATTCATCCTTCGCAACGTGATGATGAACCGCGTTTAGGACAAGTTGTTGATGCGCGTGTTATTGGTGTCCGTGATGATGGTACATTAAATCTTTCACTGAAACCTTTGGCTTATAAGACAATGGATGAGGATGCACAGTTCTTATTATTGCAATTGCAAAGACGGGCGGATCATTTTCTACCATTTAATGATAAAAGTAATCCAGAAGCTATTAAGCGTCAATTCGGCTTTAGTAAAAGTCAGTTCAAACGAGCCTTAGGCCATTTATACAAGGATAGACTCATTGAACAAATTGACGATGGTATAAAATTAGTTGAGAAATAA
- a CDS encoding PucR family transcriptional regulator has product MNVKELLSNSVLADYPILAGAEGLNREINQVGMIDAPDFDEYIAPGQLLLTTGFLFKEDWTLLRDLIIALDYHNAAGLGIKMNRHLSQLPRDIIILANKRRVPILMTPTDELMPQTIQNITDIILNTHTGELHQIVNINHQLSTMQTNNTYQHLLNLSAEILGAPLTLLDSHFRALYASTDLLPQRDFFTKFLREESEIDYLNLTQKVHVTFNNTIFEISPIFSALNENKAFVAIMSPNKTLSDFEILKREQVITALGFSNSRTDLLNETEFRNHSGFFLNIMQHGLSDDAIDNYLKNANIDSKNPYRVAVIDFTVKKAVIETHQFEILQALTRWFVNESNWSVLLFSYKQQLILLVDNKIDTRTFLEELYDFLTSQSKLAHNFTIGFSRVAEPIRALAELHEQANHALQLTSVAHPIMQFRPKSAQEMLNLLPKQESDAFVDRILGPISDNPILLKTLKTYMFLHQNVTAVASDLFVHRNTINYRLKKISELLDVNLDMPDVLVDIQLAFLLLD; this is encoded by the coding sequence ATGAATGTTAAAGAGTTGTTATCTAATTCAGTACTAGCAGACTACCCAATTTTAGCAGGTGCCGAAGGACTCAATCGTGAGATCAACCAAGTGGGTATGATTGATGCACCAGATTTTGATGAATATATTGCTCCAGGTCAATTATTACTCACTACCGGATTCTTGTTCAAGGAAGATTGGACATTACTACGAGACTTAATTATCGCACTAGATTATCATAATGCGGCTGGCTTGGGAATCAAAATGAATCGTCATCTATCACAATTACCTCGTGATATTATCATATTAGCTAACAAACGTCGCGTACCAATTCTCATGACCCCAACTGATGAATTGATGCCACAAACAATTCAAAATATTACTGATATCATTCTGAACACACATACAGGTGAATTGCATCAAATTGTTAATATTAATCATCAGTTGTCAACGATGCAAACTAATAATACTTACCAGCATCTATTAAATCTTAGCGCGGAAATTTTAGGAGCACCATTAACCTTACTGGACTCACATTTTCGCGCCCTATATGCTAGCACTGATTTACTGCCACAACGTGATTTTTTCACCAAATTTTTACGAGAAGAATCTGAGATTGATTATTTAAATTTAACTCAAAAAGTTCACGTTACTTTCAATAATACAATTTTTGAGATTTCTCCAATTTTTTCTGCTCTAAACGAAAACAAAGCCTTTGTAGCAATTATGAGTCCAAATAAGACATTATCAGATTTTGAAATTTTAAAACGCGAACAAGTAATCACTGCATTAGGATTCTCGAATTCGAGAACTGATTTGTTAAATGAAACTGAGTTTCGGAACCATTCAGGATTCTTTTTGAACATTATGCAACACGGACTAAGCGATGATGCAATTGACAATTATCTAAAAAACGCAAATATTGACTCTAAAAATCCCTATCGCGTAGCGGTTATTGATTTTACAGTTAAAAAAGCAGTCATTGAAACGCATCAATTTGAAATATTACAAGCACTGACACGCTGGTTCGTTAACGAATCAAATTGGTCTGTACTCCTTTTTTCTTACAAACAACAACTGATTTTGTTAGTTGATAATAAAATTGACACACGCACATTTCTCGAAGAATTATACGATTTTCTAACATCGCAATCCAAATTAGCACATAATTTTACTATTGGCTTTTCCCGAGTTGCTGAACCTATCCGTGCATTAGCAGAGCTTCATGAACAGGCAAACCACGCACTTCAATTAACATCAGTAGCACATCCGATTATGCAGTTTAGACCTAAAAGTGCACAAGAAATGTTAAATTTGTTACCCAAGCAAGAGAGTGATGCTTTCGTGGATAGGATACTGGGCCCAATTTCAGATAACCCTATTCTCCTCAAAACTTTGAAAACCTATATGTTTTTACACCAAAATGTGACAGCCGTGGCCTCTGATTTGTTTGTGCACAGAAACACCATTAATTATCGCTTAAAAAAGATATCTGAATTATTAGATGTTAACCTCGACATGCCCGATGTTTTAGTTGATATTCAATTAGCTTTTTTGTTACTTGATTAA
- a CDS encoding GatB/YqeY domain-containing protein: MSLLEELNIDMKQAMKDKNKDVLSVIRMVKSTVMNEQINLGHDLTEEEELTVLSREVKQRQDSLAEFEKGNREDLAAGIHAELAVLAKYLPEPLSDEEIIELVKDAIEKTGATSPKDMGKVMGIITPQVKGKADGKFVANQVKNLLKA; the protein is encoded by the coding sequence ATGAGTTTATTAGAAGAGTTAAATATTGATATGAAGCAGGCTATGAAAGACAAGAATAAGGATGTTTTATCGGTGATTCGTATGGTTAAATCAACGGTTATGAACGAACAGATTAATTTAGGCCATGATTTAACAGAGGAAGAAGAATTAACAGTACTTTCACGTGAAGTTAAACAGCGTCAAGATTCGTTGGCTGAATTCGAGAAAGGGAATCGAGAAGATTTAGCTGCTGGTATTCACGCAGAGCTAGCTGTTTTAGCAAAGTATTTACCAGAGCCATTGAGTGACGAAGAAATCATTGAACTCGTGAAGGACGCAATCGAAAAGACGGGTGCTACATCTCCCAAAGATATGGGTAAAGTGATGGGGATTATCACACCTCAAGTCAAGGGAAAAGCAGATGGCAAATTTGTTGCTAATCAAGTGAAAAATCTGTTGAAAGCTTAA
- a CDS encoding chromosome segregation protein ScpA, which yields MEKINIAKNGLTIKLSDFEGPIDLLLHLIKKSEMNIFDLQIADITSQYLDFIHAQQAMQLDVASEYLVMAATLVKIKSADLLPEEEPEDYAVDEEYADPREELMLQLLTYKQFQVASESLREREQLKQQSFSRAQMKAPDHLEHPIALTPGLSLGDLQTAFAQLLRRKKQETPTRRHVTAETYSLEEAVNNINKHVLQYQAGDMIPFVSFFDDIYEREHLVVTFLALLEMAKDKKLKLHQEYQQQEIYVEIEAFDEDE from the coding sequence ATGGAGAAAATCAACATCGCGAAAAACGGTCTAACAATTAAATTAAGTGATTTTGAAGGACCAATTGATCTGCTATTACACTTAATTAAGAAATCCGAGATGAATATTTTTGATTTGCAAATTGCTGATATTACATCTCAATATTTAGATTTTATTCATGCACAGCAGGCAATGCAACTTGATGTAGCAAGTGAATATTTGGTGATGGCTGCTACTTTAGTTAAGATAAAATCAGCTGATTTGTTACCAGAAGAAGAACCAGAAGATTATGCTGTAGATGAAGAGTATGCTGATCCACGTGAAGAGCTGATGTTACAATTATTGACCTACAAACAATTTCAAGTAGCAAGTGAATCTTTGCGTGAACGGGAACAATTAAAACAACAATCTTTTTCACGTGCTCAAATGAAGGCACCTGACCATTTGGAACACCCAATAGCTTTAACTCCTGGTTTATCCTTAGGAGATTTACAAACAGCATTTGCTCAACTATTACGGCGAAAAAAACAGGAAACCCCTACCAGAAGGCACGTTACTGCAGAAACATATTCTCTAGAGGAAGCAGTTAACAACATCAATAAACATGTCTTACAGTATCAAGCGGGTGATATGATTCCATTTGTTTCTTTTTTTGATGATATTTATGAGCGAGAGCATTTAGTAGTCACTTTTTTAGCGTTATTAGAAATGGCCAAAGATAAAAAGTTAAAGTTACATCAAGAGTACCAACAACAAGAAATTTATGTAGAAATTGAGGCATTTGACGAAGATGAATAA
- a CDS encoding ECF transporter S component has product MLIVPVTRVQRTALIAILSTISFGLMLFPQVPIVPGADFLKLDFSIVPVVIGLYWLNYSASLWIVLIRTLLKLILANEGVNTYLGLPVNLLVVLAFITILKVTMPNLEEYGSWKKRIIPLTSSTIVMTIVAIIINWFVAIPLYAKFANFDIAKFIGLKNYFIGMVLPFNLLEGIIWFIISMVILRAVQPLQKRFHS; this is encoded by the coding sequence ATGTTAATTGTTCCAGTAACGCGAGTGCAACGTACTGCATTAATTGCAATACTAAGTACTATTTCATTTGGCTTGATGCTGTTTCCCCAAGTGCCGATTGTTCCCGGCGCTGATTTTTTAAAGCTAGATTTTTCAATCGTACCAGTTGTCATTGGTTTATATTGGTTAAATTATTCTGCTTCACTATGGATTGTATTAATTCGTACCTTATTAAAGTTAATTTTGGCAAATGAGGGTGTTAATACCTATTTAGGACTACCAGTTAATTTATTGGTCGTATTAGCCTTTATCACAATTTTAAAAGTAACCATGCCTAACCTTGAGGAGTACGGTAGCTGGAAAAAAAGAATTATACCGTTAACGAGCAGCACAATCGTCATGACAATTGTTGCGATTATCATCAATTGGTTTGTAGCTATCCCTCTGTATGCGAAATTTGCTAATTTCGATATTGCTAAATTCATTGGTTTAAAAAACTATTTTATTGGTATGGTGCTGCCGTTTAATCTTCTTGAGGGTATTATATGGTTTATCATAAGTATGGTCATATTAAGAGCAGTGCAACCGCTTCAGAAAAGGTTTCATTCTTAA
- the xerD gene encoding site-specific tyrosine recombinase XerD translates to MMQEIDNAVVDYLHYIRIERGLSENTIKSYHQDLVQFGEYLKSEKLTLKQVDHIIILSWLNRLRNLGKSNSSVIRMVTTLRNFFGYLVREKIIAHNPMNDVRPPKKAEHLPAVLSIEEIDRLLQAPIEDTPLGLRNRTLLEVMYATGLRVSELVNLKMSDLHLQLGLIQTLGKGDKERIIPIGEIAIDWLTRYFNESRIVLLKGNESPYVFLNDRGNQISRQGIWKIIKKLVITAGITKDVSPHTLRHSFATHILENGADLRIVQELLGHADISTTQIYTHISKKRLSEVYDEYHPRA, encoded by the coding sequence ATAATGCAAGAAATTGACAATGCGGTAGTGGATTATCTACACTACATTCGAATTGAACGTGGTTTATCTGAAAATACGATTAAGAGTTATCACCAAGATTTGGTACAGTTTGGTGAATATCTAAAAAGCGAGAAACTGACACTTAAGCAGGTCGATCATATTATTATTTTGTCCTGGTTAAATCGACTCAGAAATTTAGGCAAATCCAATAGTTCAGTGATTAGAATGGTTACGACATTGCGTAACTTTTTTGGTTATTTAGTGCGAGAAAAAATTATTGCTCATAATCCGATGAATGATGTTCGCCCACCAAAAAAAGCAGAGCACTTACCCGCAGTCTTGAGTATAGAGGAAATTGATCGTTTATTACAAGCGCCGATAGAAGATACACCACTTGGTCTTCGAAATAGAACATTGTTAGAAGTGATGTACGCCACTGGATTGCGTGTCAGTGAATTGGTTAATCTAAAAATGAGTGACCTCCATTTACAATTGGGATTGATTCAAACGCTCGGAAAGGGTGATAAAGAACGTATTATTCCAATTGGTGAAATTGCAATCGATTGGCTGACCCGATATTTTAATGAAAGTCGCATTGTTTTACTTAAAGGCAATGAATCCCCGTATGTTTTTTTAAATGATCGTGGAAATCAAATCTCACGACAGGGAATATGGAAGATTATAAAAAAGTTAGTCATAACTGCTGGAATAACTAAAGATGTTTCTCCTCATACGCTTCGGCATTCTTTCGCTACTCATATCTTAGAGAACGGTGCTGACTTGCGTATAGTTCAGGAATTATTGGGGCATGCGGATATCTCAACAACACAAATCTATACCCATATTTCGAAAAAAAGACTTAGTGAAGTGTATGATGAATACCACCCCAGAGCGTGA
- a CDS encoding MFS transporter: MQRTEKKIVSNILKGSLGNLIEWFDWYVYASFSIYFAPSFFPSHDKTAALLSTAGIFAIGFLMRPLGSLVLGKYADQHGRRAALTLSVLIMAAGSLVIAITPGYHVIGIAAPIILVLARLLQGLSLGGEYGTSATYLSEMASRGHRGFYASFQYVTLISGQLIALGVQIILQSMLSEDMLIDWGWRIPFVIGSLGAIVVLFLRLSMEESDQFKLQKKNNNGSLRLLLKYPKSVMTVVGLTLGGTIAFYTYTTYLQKFMINSVGLPTQEVTLINFAALFIFMVLQPIAGALSDKIGRKPLLFWFGVMGTIFTIPIFLTLQHVKTGIGAFFLMLAGLIIVTGYTSINAIVKAEMFPTEIRALGVGLPYGLTVAIFGGTVEYVALYLKKINHENLFFVYVTVVVLISLLVYYRMTDTKHTSKLDY, translated from the coding sequence ATGCAACGTACAGAAAAGAAGATTGTTAGCAATATTTTAAAAGGATCCTTAGGTAATTTAATTGAGTGGTTTGATTGGTATGTTTACGCATCGTTCTCTATCTATTTTGCCCCATCATTTTTTCCTAGCCATGACAAAACGGCTGCACTATTAAGTACGGCAGGAATTTTCGCAATCGGATTTTTGATGAGACCTCTGGGAAGTCTAGTGTTAGGTAAATATGCAGATCAACATGGTCGCCGAGCAGCATTAACCTTATCAGTATTGATTATGGCTGCAGGATCGCTTGTCATTGCGATAACACCTGGCTACCATGTAATAGGCATTGCTGCGCCAATCATTTTGGTGCTAGCAAGGCTATTACAAGGATTATCGTTGGGTGGAGAATATGGTACTTCAGCAACCTACCTTTCCGAAATGGCCAGCCGTGGGCACCGTGGCTTTTATGCCTCATTTCAATATGTGACATTAATTAGTGGTCAGCTCATTGCCCTAGGTGTTCAAATAATTTTACAGTCGATGCTATCAGAAGATATGTTGATTGACTGGGGTTGGCGTATTCCATTTGTTATTGGTTCTCTGGGAGCTATTGTAGTATTGTTCCTCCGTTTGAGCATGGAAGAATCTGACCAATTTAAGTTACAAAAGAAAAACAATAATGGTAGTCTACGACTTTTGTTAAAGTATCCAAAATCCGTCATGACGGTAGTTGGATTAACACTCGGTGGGACAATCGCTTTCTACACTTATACGACGTATTTGCAAAAGTTTATGATTAATTCTGTTGGGTTACCAACACAAGAAGTTACGTTGATTAACTTTGCAGCATTATTTATTTTTATGGTTTTACAACCTATTGCTGGTGCATTATCAGATAAAATAGGTCGCAAACCCTTATTGTTTTGGTTCGGAGTTATGGGGACGATATTTACAATTCCAATATTTCTCACTTTACAACATGTGAAAACGGGGATTGGGGCTTTCTTTCTCATGTTGGCTGGATTAATCATCGTTACAGGTTATACCTCAATTAATGCGATTGTTAAAGCTGAAATGTTTCCAACTGAAATTCGGGCTTTAGGTGTTGGGTTACCTTACGGTTTGACGGTTGCCATTTTTGGTGGCACAGTCGAATATGTTGCCTTGTACTTGAAAAAAATAAATCACGAAAATCTTTTTTTCGTCTATGTCACAGTAGTTGTACTTATTAGTTTGCTAGTTTATTATCGTATGACGGATACAAAGCATACATCCAAGCTTGATTACTAA
- a CDS encoding 30S ribosomal protein S21, producing the protein MAKVIVRKNESLDDALRRFKRGVSKDGTLQEYRKREYYVKPSVARKLKSEAAQKRNKKKGR; encoded by the coding sequence ATGGCAAAGGTCATCGTACGTAAGAACGAATCTTTGGATGATGCATTGCGTCGCTTCAAGCGTGGTGTTTCAAAAGACGGTACTCTCCAAGAATACCGTAAGCGCGAATACTATGTTAAGCCTTCAGTTGCTCGTAAATTGAAGTCTGAAGCAGCTCAAAAGCGTAACAAGAAGAAGGGTCGTTAA
- the scpB gene encoding SMC-Scp complex subunit ScpB codes for MNNLSQIEALLFVSGDEGISMKNMSMITGFDRSAIQGLLEELVLKYDTDLSSALQIRENDDVYRLVTKPELGGTVKKYFDSPVNATLSQAQLETLVIVAYRQPITRVEIDSIRGVQSSGTLQKLALRQLIHEVGRKDEPGRPIMFGTTDEFLDYFGLKKIEELPPLPDFNKLDLGDDIDEDLFTSAFDVHQSESEKENV; via the coding sequence ATGAATAATTTAAGTCAAATAGAAGCACTACTGTTCGTATCTGGTGATGAAGGCATTTCCATGAAAAATATGAGCATGATCACTGGATTTGATCGTTCAGCAATACAAGGCTTACTTGAAGAACTTGTGTTAAAGTATGATACTGACCTAAGCAGTGCATTACAAATTCGTGAAAATGACGATGTGTATCGTCTAGTGACTAAACCGGAACTCGGTGGCACAGTAAAAAAGTATTTTGATTCACCTGTAAATGCAACATTATCGCAAGCACAACTCGAAACATTAGTTATTGTCGCTTATCGACAGCCAATTACACGTGTTGAAATTGATTCAATTCGTGGGGTGCAATCCTCAGGAACATTACAGAAACTGGCGTTAAGACAGTTAATCCACGAAGTTGGCAGAAAGGATGAACCAGGACGCCCTATCATGTTCGGTACCACCGATGAATTTTTGGATTATTTTGGGTTGAAAAAGATTGAAGAACTACCTCCGTTACCTGATTTTAATAAGTTAGACTTAGGTGATGATATTGATGAAGATTTATTTACGAGTGCATTTGATGTACATCAATCAGAAAGTGAAAAAGAAAATGTCTGA
- a CDS encoding pseudouridine synthase, with protein sequence MSEEAQRLQKIIAQAGLASRRGAEELIINGRVQVNGVTVTELGTKVTTNDKVQVDGAPIEGREKLVYYLLNKPRGVVTTNDDEKGRRTVLDILEDVDQRVYPVGRLDYDTTGVLLLTNDGVVANQLMHPKTKVNKTYVAKVEGIATEEKLAPLKRGVVLKGRKTAPARVSIERVEPTKRTSMVRLTIHEGRNHQVKNMLAKVGLPVQKLKREQYAFFDVTGLQPGEYRKLTSVEIKRLKAQDYKLLRRK encoded by the coding sequence ATGTCTGAAGAAGCACAGAGACTGCAAAAAATTATTGCCCAAGCTGGTCTAGCGTCACGAAGGGGCGCTGAAGAATTAATTATCAACGGGCGTGTCCAAGTTAATGGGGTAACGGTTACTGAATTAGGTACAAAAGTTACCACAAATGATAAAGTACAGGTCGATGGTGCGCCAATTGAAGGGCGTGAGAAGTTAGTTTATTACCTGTTAAATAAGCCTCGTGGGGTTGTGACCACCAATGATGATGAAAAAGGGCGTCGTACGGTGTTGGATATTTTAGAGGATGTCGATCAACGTGTTTATCCAGTTGGCCGTCTAGATTATGATACAACTGGCGTTTTGTTATTGACAAATGATGGTGTGGTGGCTAATCAATTAATGCATCCTAAAACTAAAGTCAACAAGACTTATGTTGCAAAGGTTGAAGGTATTGCAACTGAAGAAAAATTAGCTCCTCTAAAACGTGGCGTGGTTTTAAAAGGTCGTAAAACCGCGCCGGCTCGTGTTTCTATTGAAAGAGTTGAGCCGACTAAAAGAACAAGTATGGTCCGTCTAACTATCCATGAAGGGCGTAACCATCAGGTTAAAAATATGCTCGCAAAGGTTGGTTTACCGGTACAAAAGCTCAAGCGCGAGCAGTATGCTTTTTTTGATGTCACTGGTTTACAGCCAGGCGAATACCGTAAATTAACAAGTGTAGAGATCAAACGCTTAAAAGCACAAGACTATAAATTGTTGCGTCGTAAGTAA
- a CDS encoding riboflavin biosynthesis protein RibT, giving the protein MLTQSRQSDEKTVMGILSLLPGLREISHLNAEIAWYHDNKARSLYIWQKESQGQVLGVLGVEDYSNNIAIIRHVALTPESRSVRNYFDMLSDYQEQHLEAFLMGTLDNQKLINKWRKSTSRKTV; this is encoded by the coding sequence ATGTTGACACAATCAAGACAATCAGATGAAAAAACCGTTATGGGTATTTTATCGTTGCTGCCAGGGCTACGTGAAATATCTCATTTAAATGCGGAAATAGCATGGTATCATGATAATAAAGCGAGATCGTTATATATTTGGCAAAAAGAGTCCCAAGGACAAGTCCTTGGTGTTTTAGGTGTTGAAGATTATAGTAATAACATCGCCATAATCCGCCATGTTGCCCTAACACCAGAGTCACGTAGTGTCAGAAACTATTTTGATATGCTTTCTGATTATCAAGAGCAGCATCTTGAAGCTTTCCTAATGGGTACCTTGGATAATCAAAAGTTAATTAACAAATGGAGAAAATCAACATCGCGAAAAACGGTCTAA